A genomic segment from Glycine soja cultivar W05 chromosome 18, ASM419377v2, whole genome shotgun sequence encodes:
- the LOC114397731 gene encoding mediator of RNA polymerase II transcription subunit 36a-like translates to MAPPRGRGGFGGGGGFRGGGRGDRGRGRGGGGRGGDRGTPFKARGGGRGGGGRGGGRGGGRGGGRGGMKGGSKVVVQPHRHDGIFIAKGKEDALVTKNLVPGEAVYNEKRITVQNEDGSKDEYRVWNPFRSKLAAAILGGVDNIWIKPGARVLYLGAASGTTVSHVSDVVGPTGVVYAVEFSHRSGRDLVNMAKKRTNVIPIIEDARHPAKYRMLVGMVDVIFSDVAQPDQARILGLNASYYLKAGGHFVISIKANCIDSTVPAEAVFESEVNKLKADQFKPFEQVTLEPFERDHACVVGGYRMPKKKKDAAE, encoded by the exons ATGGCTCCTCCAAGAG gtCGTGGTGGTTTTGGTGGTGGCGGTGGGTTCAGGGGTGGTGGTAGGGGTGACAGAGGCAGAGGAAGGGGCGgtggaggaagaggaggagacAGGGGCACTCCCTTCAAAGCTAGAGGAGGTGGCAGAGGTGGTGGTGGCCGTGGCGGAGGCAGGGGTGGTGGCCGTGGTGGTGGCAGAGGTGGAATGAAGGGAGGTAGCAAGGTTGTGGTTCAGCCCCATAGACATGATGGTATTTTCATTGCCAAGGGTAAAGAAGACGCTCTTGTTACTAAGAATCTTGTTCCTGGTGAAGCTGTTTACAATGAGAAAAGGATTACTGTTcag AACGAAGATGGTTCCAAAGATGAGTACAGAGTTTGGAATCCTTTTCGATCCAAGTTGGCTGCTGCCATCCTTGGTGGAGTTGACAACATATGGATT AAACCTGGAGCCAGAGTCCTTTACCTAGGAGCTGCTTCTGGAACCACTGTTTCTCATGTATCAGACGTTGTTGGCCCT ACTGGAGTTGTCTATGCAGTAGAATTTTCCCATAGAAGTGGACGTGACCTGGTTAATATGGCAAAGAAGCGAACTAATGTTATTCCCATTATTGAAGATGCTAGACATCCAGCTAAGTATAGGATGCTGGTCGGAATGGTTGATGTCATATTTTCTGATGTTGCTCAGCCCGATCAG GCAAGGATTTTGGGGCTGAATGCTTCATATTATCTGAAAGCAGGAGGTCATTTTGTTATTTCAATCAAG GCTAACTGCATAGACTCCACAGTCCCTGCCGAGGCAGTGTTTGAAAGCGAAGTGAACAAGTTGAAGGCAGATCAATTCAAACCATTCGAGCAAGTCACCCTTGAACCATTTGAGAGGGACCATGCCTGTGTGGTTGGTGGATACAGAATGcccaagaagaaaaaagatgcTGCTGAGTAG